The following proteins are encoded in a genomic region of Oncorhynchus kisutch isolate 150728-3 unplaced genomic scaffold, Okis_V2 scaffold2899, whole genome shotgun sequence:
- the LOC116371028 gene encoding NT-3 growth factor receptor-like, with protein IQHIKRRDILLKRELGEGAFGKVFLAECYNLIPTKDTMLVAVKTLKPTACPFGSQSLKDPNLSARKDFQREAELLTNLQHDHIVKFYGVCVDGDPLIMVFEYMKHGDLNKFLRVHGPDAMILVDGHPVQTDGELGLSQMLHIATQISAGIVYLASQHFVHRDLATRNCLVGNGLLVKIGDFGMSRDIYSTDYYR; from the exons ACATACAGCACATTAAGCGCAGGGACATCCTCCTGAAGAGGGAGCTGGGAGAGGGGGCGTTCGGGAAGGTCTTCCTGGCTGAGTGCTACAACCTGATTCCCACCAAGGATACCATGCTGGTGGCTGTCAAG ACACTGAAACCAACAGCGTGTCCCTTTGGTTCCCAGAGCCTGAAGGACCCCAACCTGTCAGCCAGAAAAGACTTCCAGAGAGAAGCTGAGCTGCTCACCAACCTCCAGCACGACCACATTGTTAAGTTCTATGGGGTCTGTGTGGATGGAGATCCCCTCATCATGGTGTTTGAGTACATGAAGCATGGGGACCTCAACAAGTTCCTCAG agtccATGGTCCAGATGCTATGATCCTTGTGGATGGCCATCCCGTTCAAACTGACGGAGAGCTGGGTCTGTCCCAGATGTTACACATCGCTACCCAGATCTCAGCCGGCATTGTGTACCTGGCCTCCCAGCACTTTGTCCACAGAGACCTGGCCACCAGGAACTGTCTAGTGGGCAACGGGCTGTTGGTGAAGATAGGAGACTTCGGGATGTCCAGAGACATCTACAGCACAGACTACTACAGG